The DNA segment AATCACTCAACGCCTCCAAAGGCAAGATCACCAAGATCACCGTCGGCGTATGCCCCGGCCCATACGGCGACATGGTCGACAAGGTCATCGGACCGCTGCTCAAGGACGACGGCTTCGAGCTGAAAACCAAACTGTTCAACGACTACGTGCAACCCGACAAGGCGCTCGCCTCCGGTTCCATCCAGGCCAACCTGATGCAACACATCAACTACCTGAACAAATTCACCAAAGACAACAACCTCGACCTGACATCGCTCGGCCAGGTGCCGACGCTGGGCCTGGGCATCTACTCCAACAAATTCAAGTCCATCAAGGACATCAAGGACGGCTCCACCGTGTCCATTGCGGCGGACGGCTCCAACCTCGCCCGATCCCTCGGCGTGCTCGAACAGCAGGGGCTGGTGACGCTCAAGGGCGATATCGACTCCACCAAGGCATCTGTCAACGACATCAAGGACAATCCGAAGAACCTCAAGATCAAGACGCTTGACGCGGCACAGCTCGCCCGTTCCGTCGACACCGTCGACGTGGCGCTCGTACCGGGCAACTTCGCGTGGGCCGCAGGACTCAAGCCATCCGAGGCACTCGCCATGGAGAAGCAGGACGAAGGCGTGATCAACGTGTTCGTGGTCAACACCAAGGACGCGAACTCCGACTTCGGCAAGGCCGTCAAGAAACTGCTCGTCAGCCAGGAATTCAAGGACGCCATCGCCAAGAGCGACTTCAAGGACTTCGGCAAGCCGACCACCTGGTGATGCACGGTTCAGCCAAGTTCCATGATTGATGCGGATTGGTGGGTTCCTTGTGCAATACGCTACACGGGAAGCCCACCGATCCGTCAATCGGCAATCGACTTCACATTCATCGAAACTCATCGAAACGAGGGATAATGAGCGTCATCGAACTGAACGATGTTTCGGTCACGTTCCACGAAGGCGGACGAACCGTCGAAGCGGTCAAACATGTGAGCCTCAGTGTGGACAAAGGCGAGATATTCGGCATCGTAGGATTCTCCGGAGCCGGAAAATCCACACTGGTACGCACCATCAACCTGCTGGAACGCCCGACCGAAGGCCAGGTGCTCATCGACGGCAACGACATCACCGGGCTTACAGGCGCACAGTTACGCGAACTGCGCAAGAACATCGGGTTCATCTTCCAAGGCTTCAACCTGATCACCAACGTCACTGTCGGCAAGAACATCGAATTCGCGCTCAAAGCCGGCGGCTATCCGAAAGCGCAGTGGAACGAGCGCATCCGTGAACTGCTTACGCTCGTTGGGCTGGAAAACAAGATCGACAGCTACCCGTCGAGCTTGTCGGGCGGGCAGAAGCAGCGCGTATCCATCGCACGCGCCCTGGCCAACAAGCCGGAAATCCTCCTGTGCGACGAGGCGACCAGCGCATTGGATCTCGAAACCACCGAAGGCATTCTGGCGTTGCTGCAGCGTATCAACCGCGAACTGGGCATCACCATCGTGTTCATCACCCACCAGCTGGATGTGGCCAAACAGATCTTCGACCGCGTGGCCGTCATGGAAAACGGCGTGGTCGTGGAACAGGGGAGTACCTTCGACGTGTTCAGCGCGCCGAAGCACCCGACCACCAAGGCGCTGGTGGAACGCTACCTTGGCATTCAGGTGCCGCCGCAGCTGGTGCCGTCGCTGCCGGCGGGCACCATCGTGGAGCTGCGATACAAGGGCGATGCCGCATTGGAACCGCTGATCAGCCAGGTGGCGCAGGATTACGGTGTGAGCATCGACGTGCTGCACGCCAACGTGGAATACTTCGGTTCGCAGGCAATCGGCATTCTGATCGTGCTGGTCGCGGGCGACGGCAAGTCGTTGACGCAGGCGCTCGGCCAGCTAAGAACGCACGTGTACAGCTATCGCGAACTCGACCGCGAACAGTTGGCGGCAGCCGCAGGGGCCACGGAAAGCGCCGGGAACGCTGAATCCGCTGAAGCTAGGGAGGCATGATCGATATGGAAGAGACCTTGCAGATTCTTCAAGAGAATCTCGGTCAGGCATTGCTGGACACGGCCTATATGGTCATCGTGTCGGCCGTGATCGGCGTGGTGCTGGGCACACTGGTGGCATTGCTGCTGTATTTGACCGAAAACCGTCTGTTCACACCCAATCATGCGCTGAACGTGATCGTCGGATTCATCGTCAACGCCATTCGCTCGTTGCCGTTCCTCATTCTCATGGTCGTGCTCATCCCAGTTGCCCAGTTCCTGCTCGGCGACCCCTACACGCCGACCGGCGGCGCGATCTCCCTATCGATTGCGGCAGTACCGTTCTTCGCACGTATTGCGGAAAGCGCATTCTCCGAAGTCGACCCGGGTCTGCTGGAAGCCGCCATCTCCACCGGCGCCACCACACGGCAGATCATTGTCGATGCGGTATTCCCCCAAGCGCTGCCGTCGTTCATCCGCGGCGTGGTACTCACCATCATCTCGCTGATCGGCTATTCCGCCATGGTCGGCACCATCGGGGCCGGCGGCATCGGCGACATGGCCATCCAATACGGCTACAACCGCTACGAAACCGGTGTGCTCGTGGCGATTGTGATCATCCTCATCGTCATCGTGCAGATCATCCAGTGGATCGGCGATGCCATCGCACGCAAAGTGACCCACTGACGGGCGGCACGACGGCGCCAGTCGCGTGAAGTGCAGCCAAGTGATAGTGCCAATACAGCAGGTTGAGTAAGGCAGGTTTGTGTATGACTTCGAATGTTTCCCCGGTCCCGTTCACCACGGTCGCCCAGTCCATTCCGCCGAACGTGTTCGCGGACATGGATCGCAAAGTGGCCGCGGCCGTGGCGGGCGGTGCGGATGTGATCGACTTGGCGAAAGGCAACCCGGATGCGTTCCCCGCGGATTTTATTCGTGAAGTCGCCAAAAAGGGCGTGGACGACCCGGCGAACGCCAGGTATTCGCCGTTCGATGGCAAGCCGAGCTTCCTCAAGGCGGCGCAGGCGTGGTATCGCAATACGTATGATGTCGACCTTGATTGGAAGACGCAGCTGTTCGCCGTGGAAGGCGCGGTCGATGGCTTGGCCGCACTATTCGCGGTGCTCGTATCGCCTGGAGACGCCGTGGCCTACGCCGACCCCTACTACCCGTCATACCATTGCATGACGGTAATGGGCAGAGCTGAGGAAATACTGTTGCCGTCACTGCCGGAACGCGGGTTCCTGCCTGACTTGGATGCGGTTCCTGCGGATACCTGGGATCGCGTGAAGGTGCTGATCCTGAACTATCCGAACAATCCGACCGGAGCGCAGGCGCCGCGAGGGTTTCTGGAACGTGCCATCGAACTTGCTCGCGAACACCGGTTCGCCATCGTGCAGGACTTCGCCTATGCGGGGCTTGGCGTACGTGAACAGCAGATCAGCATTCTGTCGCTGCCCGGTGCGTTCGACGTGGCCGTGGAAGTGTGCTCACTATCGAAAATGTATGCGATGGCCGGCTGGCGTGCCGGTTTCATTGCGGGAAACAGCGACATCGTGAGCCATGTGAAGCAATACCACTACCAGATGGGTTCCATGATCACCGGCAGTGTGCAGGACGCCGGAGCGGCCGCATTGGAATCCGACCAGAGTTGTGTGCATGAGTTGGCGGAACGTTATGCATTGCGCCGAAAGATTGTGGCAGGTGGGCTGCGCGAGCTCGGGCTCGACGTATTCGATTCGGACGGCGGCATCTACGCATGGGTGCATGCGCCGGAAGGATTGAACGGTGAGCAGTTCGCCGACCTGCTGCTGGAACGCGCCGCTGTCGCCGCCTTGCCAGGCACATGCTTCGGCACAGTGGGCGTGGACTACGTGAGGTTCAGCCTGCTGAAATCGGAGGATCTGCTGCGCGAGGCCGTGCGCCGGGTGGGGCGCGTGCTGTAAGGCCGTTTTGCTTTTTGAAATGCCGTTTCCACAAGGGGAATAACATATGACTTTCCCTGCGGGAACGGCATTGTTATTGGTCGAGAAAATCGTTGATTTTCTGCGTTTTTTCGGCTCGATAACTCCTCATAAATAAGCCCTATGACGATTCGTGCGCTGTATAGGCAACGGTGATAGGGACGAGCGCGTGACGAACAGCGGAGACTCGCGCTCGCTGATCGTAGACCCGACGCATGTGACGCATCGTGAGGTGCCGCAGCGGTATTACGAGGCGGCCGGCGTAGGCGATAATCTGATCCGTCTGTCGATCGGTTTGGAGAACGTCGACGATCTGATAGCCGACCTCGACCAAGCCATCGCCGGAGCGTATGCCGCCTGACCGATACGCCCGACCCGATACGTCTGTCCAGCTCGCGGACAGGCATTGCCCAGCTCCTGGCCATGCGAATCGGGCCCATGTTCCGCTCTGATACGCTGAAAAGGTGCGTTGCAACGGATGCAGCGCACCTTTGCAAAGGAAAGGGAGAGGACATGGGCTTTCTGCTCACACTTCTTGTCATTGTCATTATTATCGCCGCGCTGTTTCTGTCCACGTTGT comes from the Bifidobacterium angulatum DSM 20098 = JCM 7096 genome and includes:
- a CDS encoding pyridoxal phosphate-dependent aminotransferase produces the protein MTSNVSPVPFTTVAQSIPPNVFADMDRKVAAAVAGGADVIDLAKGNPDAFPADFIREVAKKGVDDPANARYSPFDGKPSFLKAAQAWYRNTYDVDLDWKTQLFAVEGAVDGLAALFAVLVSPGDAVAYADPYYPSYHCMTVMGRAEEILLPSLPERGFLPDLDAVPADTWDRVKVLILNYPNNPTGAQAPRGFLERAIELAREHRFAIVQDFAYAGLGVREQQISILSLPGAFDVAVEVCSLSKMYAMAGWRAGFIAGNSDIVSHVKQYHYQMGSMITGSVQDAGAAALESDQSCVHELAERYALRRKIVAGGLRELGLDVFDSDGGIYAWVHAPEGLNGEQFADLLLERAAVAALPGTCFGTVGVDYVRFSLLKSEDLLREAVRRVGRVL
- a CDS encoding MetQ/NlpA family ABC transporter substrate-binding protein; translation: MTITILKNANGIKRAVAAVLAAATLISVAACGSGNSSASNESLNASKGKITKITVGVCPGPYGDMVDKVIGPLLKDDGFELKTKLFNDYVQPDKALASGSIQANLMQHINYLNKFTKDNNLDLTSLGQVPTLGLGIYSNKFKSIKDIKDGSTVSIAADGSNLARSLGVLEQQGLVTLKGDIDSTKASVNDIKDNPKNLKIKTLDAAQLARSVDTVDVALVPGNFAWAAGLKPSEALAMEKQDEGVINVFVVNTKDANSDFGKAVKKLLVSQEFKDAIAKSDFKDFGKPTTW
- a CDS encoding methionine ABC transporter permease, whose translation is MEETLQILQENLGQALLDTAYMVIVSAVIGVVLGTLVALLLYLTENRLFTPNHALNVIVGFIVNAIRSLPFLILMVVLIPVAQFLLGDPYTPTGGAISLSIAAVPFFARIAESAFSEVDPGLLEAAISTGATTRQIIVDAVFPQALPSFIRGVVLTIISLIGYSAMVGTIGAGGIGDMAIQYGYNRYETGVLVAIVIILIVIVQIIQWIGDAIARKVTH
- a CDS encoding PLP-dependent transferase encodes the protein MTNSGDSRSLIVDPTHVTHREVPQRYYEAAGVGDNLIRLSIGLENVDDLIADLDQAIAGAYAA
- a CDS encoding methionine ABC transporter ATP-binding protein encodes the protein MSVIELNDVSVTFHEGGRTVEAVKHVSLSVDKGEIFGIVGFSGAGKSTLVRTINLLERPTEGQVLIDGNDITGLTGAQLRELRKNIGFIFQGFNLITNVTVGKNIEFALKAGGYPKAQWNERIRELLTLVGLENKIDSYPSSLSGGQKQRVSIARALANKPEILLCDEATSALDLETTEGILALLQRINRELGITIVFITHQLDVAKQIFDRVAVMENGVVVEQGSTFDVFSAPKHPTTKALVERYLGIQVPPQLVPSLPAGTIVELRYKGDAALEPLISQVAQDYGVSIDVLHANVEYFGSQAIGILIVLVAGDGKSLTQALGQLRTHVYSYRELDREQLAAAAGATESAGNAESAEAREA